TCACCCAAACATTTTTCGGTTAATTTCACTACTTTTTGTTCATATCTAAACTTCGAGAAAGGTATAACATCTCATCCTTATGATGAGATTTACACTTTGGTATAAGTTGGGTTTGTTTTGTAATTCACACAAATCCGACAAAGGCTTTTGCTATCGGCTACCGTGTACGACGACACGTGAGGGCGACATTGGCCAGTGATCTAGTGTAATGTCTCAAAGCTAATTTCGATGCTCTAAATTCAATTTCAATATATGTTTGTTGAGATTTGAATCGGTGAACGTTTTGTATCAGTAGTAAGCTAATCAATAGTAAGCTAAGTAATATTTGTCCGCTTTGATAGGTGTTGGTCAAGATATAATTTTATATGGTTTCATTGAGTTGATCAGGAACCCTACGTCCTATGGATGAGTTGGTCTAGAATCATACTTTTTATATGGTTCCGTTGAATTTGGTCCAAAACCATGCATCATATGGATTTCATTGAGTTGGTATGGAATCCTACTTCTTATATGGTTCCTTTGAGTTGGTATGTAACGCAACACCCTTTGGATTCCATTAAGTGGTTTTGGAATCCCACTTCCGACCTAGTTCCACTGAGTGGTTTTATAACCTTCTGGTGATTGGGTTTAATTGAGTGGTTTTGGAATCCCAATTTTGATCAGGTTGGTGGTTCTGGAACCTTATGATTCATACTTGCTGAGTTCCATTGAGTTGTTTTAGGACTCTACGTTTTCCTCCCATATGGTTCCATGAAATATTCTGAAACCTATAAAATGTAGACTTGAGCTTAAGTCAACCACCCAGCTTATATGTATATAGAAAGACGAGTGGTGATGTGTTAGCATGGTTAAAAAACGTGGAATAATGAATAATTAtataggtttttaatttttaagtattgattaagTGATATGTTAGCCACTTAGATATATggtttagtggtatttctctgtacttgtaaataagaggttttaggttcgattataACCtaggacgaatttgaaccatattattgctagtccattgtgaggctaagctcaccctaTTCTCCTTAGTGTAGTTAATATCATGTgttaaaaaaaagagtaaattgtagcaatagtccctgaactttactcaaattggagcaatggtccctcaactaaaaatccattaccattggtccctcaacttatcaaaatgtgtagctatagtcattttcattaatttcttcaaaattttgtcaaaatatgttatgttggaataaccatttatttaattaggatccctcaactcatcaaagtgtgtaattatggtcatttttgtcaactacgtaaatttttttgtcaaaacgagttatgtttgaaggaccatagctacaatttggataaagttaagggatcatttctccagttgaattaaaattgagggaccaaaggtaatggatttttagttgagggatcatagctgcacgttttaatgagttgaatgaccaatagtaatgaatttttagttgaaggaccattgctccaatttgagtaaagttcagggaccatagctacaatttactctaaaaaaaagtaatgattcttagggtaattttgtctttttaaggATGATATGTAAGTGAATCCGTCAattgtgtccgttcatcgtatatcgtgcggtaaaaaatcatattaaatttatttatttaaaattaaacacaaatagaatctgacaaaaactgaccgtatgatgtacgatgaacgaatacgattcacaaattctcaaaatcttcataaagaggatccaaagaggatcctgttgggtGTTTGGTGACCACATTTTGGAAGTAAAGCATAACTAAGACGTTCAAATTAAACATGACATGTTGGACTATCTTGTTTATAAATCTCGAACCAGCTTAATCATTCTATTGGGATTGTGGGCCGAAGGAATTCTGCTAACGAATCCACTTTAGTTACCAAATTCCACGTGTCAGGATAGTACAGAACACGGAAAGGAAAGCGAATCAAACAACATTATTACACGCACTCAAACGTTTGACGCTTTTAAAATGCGAACATTAGAAAGCaccaaaaacagaaacaaaaatcaatagaaaaatcTCCCGCCATCCCTATAAACATTTATAAACCCTCGAAAAATCAAGAATCTGGTATCAAATTTTTTGATTTGGGGTCGAGAAATGGATCTGACGGTGGTAGATCTGAGCGCGTACTTGGAATCGGAAGAGGGCGGAGTGGAGGAGCTGTGCGGCGAGGTGAGTCGGAGTCTGAGAGAAACGGGAGCTTTGTTGGTCAAGGATCCCAGATGTACGGCGGAGGACAACGATCGCTTCCTTGATATGATGGAGAGGTACTTTGACAGTCCGCCGGAGTTCAAGCGACTCCAGGAGAGGCCCCAATTGCATTACCAGGTGGGTTCTGCActgtttgtttcccgagaaaatgTTGCCcggaaatggaaaaaaaattgaaaattttgaattttgaaacccAGTTCGGTGATTACCGATTGGGGGCTCATCTGGGTACCCTTTTGATTTTTATTGTATCCATTTTTTTATCActtgtgtttcaatttgtatgTTTTTGCTATGACTGTGAAAGTGTGTAAATATAAGTGATTTGTGGTGTGAAGTGAAATTGTCAAGTTCGGTTTTGTTGCTCAAAACTTGGAACTTGAAACGGGGGTAACACATTACAGGTTGGCGTGACACCGGAAGGCGTGGAAGTCCCGAGAAGCcttgttgatgaagaaatgcaggagaaattgaaagaaatgcCCAAAGAGTTCCAGCCATCCATCCCCAAAGGGGCAGATCGCAAATGGCGATACATGTGGAGGGTGGGTCCTCGACCCTCGAAAACCCGCTTTCAGGTCTCAttctttctttgctttttcGATTTTCACTTTTGCACAAACATAGTTTAAAAGTCAATGCTTATTGTTCTACTTGCCATGATCAATATTATGTTATTCTTGTTTTCTAGGAACTTAATGCAGAGCCTGTTGTACCGGAGGGGTTTCCTGAATGGAAAGATACCATGGATTCATGGGGTTACAAGATGATTTCCGCAATAGAGGTGAGCCACTGATCTGTTTTGTCAGATTGTTCAAGCTGCTTGCTTGTTTTGCACATTATCATCATGTAAATGTTTCTTTCTTTCCAGGCTGTTGCTGAAATGGCTGCCATTGGATTTGGCTTGCCAAAGGATGCATTCACTTCTCTTATGAATCAGGTGCGCAATGATTGTCATTCGAAACTTACATTCATGTGTATTGGCAACAACCTGATATCTGACGTTAGTGGTGGGGCAGTGGATATTGGAATCAAATGAAAAAGTTATGATTACTGGTGGCCTAGTCTGACAGTAATTACCAGTATCCTTCATTTCCATGCCGTGCCAGCTTctatatccatcactttttctATCTTTAGCCACAGTACCCACATATTTGTTCCCAAATTCAAGTTGCATTCTATTGAATGGCTTTTGCATTGCTCCATAATGCCACTAAGATTTTATTTCATAacactttttagttttattttgttttttctttttgtaaagaCGAGTTTGGACTGGTTATATTCTTCAATCACTGTATGACTTTATCAAATACATTGCATTGTGATTAGGTATAGAGCTATAGCAGCATGCTGCGATTTCGAAAATCACCAACTTTTGAATTGATTCGTAAACTAGATTCTAGTCCTTTCCACTTGCCATTTTCCTGGCTTTATGCGCTTTATGCTGCACTTTATGTTGAGTGCTCTTTCTTTTTGAACCCAGGGGCCACACCTTCTAGCTCCAACAGGAAGTGACCTTCGGCGTTACGGCCAAGAGGGTACTGTGTTTGCAGGATATCACTATGACCTGAACTTTCTAACTATTCATGGCAGAAGTAGATTTCCTGGTCTGAACATTTGGTTAAAAAATGGGCAAAAAGTTGAAGTCAAGGTTCCTGTAGGATGTCTTCTCATTCAGACCGGGAAGCAGGTAATACTATTTATGACTATTGTGCTTGGTACTTGTTGAATAATTTACAAGTTAGTTGACCACCTGAATATGGTGTCTGTCATTAGAAAGCAATTTGGATTACCGTTacatcaattaaattaaacacattttatattttcttcagTGCCTAActtttgaaaagacaaaaatttGAACTTTAATTTAACTACAGGAACAATATCGTGTGTAATATATTTCTGGTTATACTTAAAAATGACAAGGGAAGGGGTGTTgcttcttcatccatgtagtCTCTGTTATATCAtcatttttttagatttttaatgGTACATATCAGAATAAAAGAAGGTTATGCACGTCTTATGGTTAAAAGATAAAATGGAACGTATTCTAAACATTTAAATAGGTGTGCTAATTGTACCAAAAACCTAAATGTATTCAAACTTAATTGTAACAAAGAAAAAGTTAGTTGTGTCAATTTTTTGTTCGAGTTctcactttgatttgaattGCTGTTTTACGTTGGTTTCCTTTGGCATGTGTTgtgttttaagtatttatgcTAGTTCTATTCCATTCACACAATTTGTTATGTGCAGATAGAATGGTTGACTGCAGGTGATTGCATAGCTGGATTGCATGAAGTTATCGTAACAAACAGGACGATTGATGCAATCAAGCTTGCAACAGAGCAAAGTCGCTTACTATGGAGAGTATCTTCAACAGTGAGTGAAGCCAGTCACATTGTTGTCATTGTTATCGTTATGTTCTTTTCggttttatataaataaaaatattataatgcaTTGTATGCTTATTTGTGACATTTCTTGCTGTGTAGTTGTTTGCACACATAGCATCTGATGCTGTGTTGAAGCCCTTAGGTCACTTTGCAGAATCCCCGCTTGTGAGTAAATATCCGCCCATTTATGCAGGAGAGTTTGTTGAACAAGAGCTTGCAGTAATCAATCTCAAAGGCAACAAAGAATAAGTTTGATAACTTGTTACATGTGAAGATCATAACGTATTATGTCAACGATCAGAACGGCATTGTGAAGAGGCGTTTGGGGATGATATGAATTGTAATAAAGAAGGTTGGGATGATAGAAACTGCGGTTAATTGTATCGTGTCGTTATTTATCGTTGTATCATTTACTGACATTCCTCTGTTCCTCGAGCAATTCAAGTTTTACCATTTCATTGCATTCTTGAACATCTAGTTTTGGTTTCTTACTCGTCTTGAACTGTTTTGATTTGCAACAAAAGTTGAAAAAATGTGCTTCAAATCTGCACCCATTTCCTCTGAAAATGATTGAAATCGTTATTGGTCACATTGAATTTACGTCAATATGATTTAGCAGACATTTATATGTTCACTAAAATCATTACAAAGCATGAGTTTGAGAGGTGCAGGAGGTTTTCTGAGTTATTTTCGTAGTCGATAGGATGAAGAAACTGATTAGAGATAAGCTGGAAAATTATAAATGAAGTTAAAGAAAATGCAAAGCGTCATGAAATTTGAGTTTAACAACTACAACAACTAGCACACAATATGTATTTCTTGACTAGCTTTTGTATACAGCTGAGCAGCAGAGCTGGAGAATACTGGCATCATAGGTGTGACCTTTGAGTAGGATGGACATGCATGATGGCATGAAAGCCTCATCATCCCCTATAAATCCGAATTCGTGACGCtttctccctaacattacccaaaCATAATTAACAATTAATCTTAGTTCTAAGTTTCAATTAAGATGAGGTTTACTAGCAGGAAAAATATGGCTCTTCCAATTTTGATGTTTGTGTTCGTGATGGCGGGTTTGGTGGATCAAGGGCAGGGAAGTACTTGTGCAAGCACCTTCTTCTCGGCACTAGTTCAGCTAATACCTTGCAGAGCAGCAGTTGTTCCTTTCAGCCCCATCCCCCCGAGTGAGATTTGCTGCGGTGCCCTCAAAGCTCTTGGCCAGCCTTGCCTCTGTGTGCTCGTCAATGGCCCTCCGATCTCTGGCGTTGATCGCAGTATGGCCATGCAGCTCCCGGAGAAGTGCGGCGCCAACTTTGAACCATGTACCTTCTAGCTCCTCGGGCACAGTTTTTCGATCCGGTACTAATTAGTGAAATCGCTAGATGATGAGGCAACTATTTTCATATTGCAGCCGTTGTTTATTTCTGAAAATTTAGGATTGATGAGTCTGTTTTTCTTGATGCAGGTGACATTATGATTTAGAAGTTGAAGCTTGGAGCTGAGGAGCATATTTTCTAGCTTGAATAAATGTGttatattttcatatgctactgTTAACAATAAGACGCTGTGTGTTGAGATATATATGCACTGAATCGCGTCGGTTTTACCTTTAAACTAGGATTTGTGTTCGCTGTAATTTGATTTCCGATGTAATAAACTGCTATTTGGTTTTAATAATCAAGAGTTATTTATCTTTACTACATTCCTAATCACTTGTAATGTTTGGCTTTGATGACACAACACTGAAGAGATGTGGTAAATTCTGCAACATGCATCATTCTGGTAAGCAAGAAAGGAGATTGCTCACAGTTACACCATCCATATGCCTAACCCTACTTGTCTAACAAAAGTTTACACTAATCTTGTTTGAATCTCGGGCAGCATTTGCGCGATTGACTGCCACGAGCAATCACATTTCGTGACCCTTCCCTACTTGCGCAAAAATTGACACTAATCTTATTTATCACATTGCTGACATCTTTCATAGAGGTGAGTAGAGAGAGTGGATTATAACGGATATAGAAAAAGGTGCATATATTTAACCAAATCATTAAAAGATACAGGGATTGTACAATTGAAATTCCATATTGCACCACAACAATCACAACTAACACAAGAAAAATTTGTACCGCTGATGTCCAGGGTAAATTGTAAACATACACGTCGACTGATGACATTCATTAGAGCTGACATTTGAACTGTAAAGACTCAAGGTTGCACAGCCTCCAGAAGTTTCTCATATACTTGCCTAGCAGACAAATCCTCTACCTAAAACAATCACCAAATGTTAAGGAAGAAACCCTAGCAAGATCAGTTAAATTAGTTTAAGCAGTTTCGGAGTTACAATGGCATATGTCACATATCCTTGAACAACTATATGGGGTTCTCTGCATACGTCGCTTCTAAATTCATGCTGCCATTACTTGTGATTGCTATTATTTGTAAACAGTACCGTTACTTTGATAAGCTATCCTATCCTAAGTTTGAAAGAGTAGATGTATCATGTATTTGTGCATCAAGAAACAAATCAATGAATTGGGTCTGACATCAAAGTTAATGCATACAACGT
This region of Malus domestica chromosome 07, GDT2T_hap1 genomic DNA includes:
- the LOC103420438 gene encoding uncharacterized protein, whose translation is MDLTVVDLSAYLESEEGGVEELCGEVSRSLRETGALLVKDPRCTAEDNDRFLDMMERYFDSPPEFKRLQERPQLHYQVGVTPEGVEVPRSLVDEEMQEKLKEMPKEFQPSIPKGADRKWRYMWRVGPRPSKTRFQELNAEPVVPEGFPEWKDTMDSWGYKMISAIEAVAEMAAIGFGLPKDAFTSLMNQGPHLLAPTGSDLRRYGQEGTVFAGYHYDLNFLTIHGRSRFPGLNIWLKNGQKVEVKVPVGCLLIQTGKQIEWLTAGDCIAGLHEVIVTNRTIDAIKLATEQSRLLWRVSSTLFAHIASDAVLKPLGHFAESPLVSKYPPIYAGEFVEQELAVINLKGNKE
- the LOC103420439 gene encoding protein LIM1, whose protein sequence is MRFTSRKNMALPILMFVFVMAGLVDQGQGSTCASTFFSALVQLIPCRAAVVPFSPIPPSEICCGALKALGQPCLCVLVNGPPISGVDRSMAMQLPEKCGANFEPCTF